A single genomic interval of Lacrimispora sphenoides JCM 1415 harbors:
- a CDS encoding aldo/keto reductase family protein codes for MGEFINQANVPKVTLYTGEQIPCVGMGTFGSDRFTPEQVSSAVAGAIRCGYRMFDCAACYGNEDQIGKVFQEAFEEGVVDRKELFIMTKVWNDMHERVEESCKKSILDLQCGYMDLFFIHWPFPNYHAPHCDADSRNPDSRPFSTEEFIRTYRQCEALVEKGLIRNIGISNMTIPKLEAVLPLMKIMPVACEMELHPCFQQQELFDYLVAHKIQPVGFMPLGSPQRPERDMCQEDIADLQQPEMKKIAEAHGCHPALIALKWARQRGQIPIPFSIYEAEYVSNLRAMTEDPLTEDEMKTIATLERNNRLVKGQVFLWEGASDWHALWDEDGYIVK; via the coding sequence ATGGGAGAATTTATCAATCAGGCAAATGTGCCCAAAGTAACACTATATACAGGAGAGCAGATTCCCTGTGTTGGAATGGGAACCTTTGGTTCTGACCGTTTTACCCCGGAACAGGTGTCCTCTGCGGTGGCAGGAGCAATCCGCTGCGGATACCGGATGTTTGACTGTGCCGCCTGCTACGGCAATGAGGACCAGATTGGAAAGGTATTCCAGGAGGCGTTTGAGGAAGGCGTGGTGGACAGAAAAGAACTGTTTATCATGACAAAAGTGTGGAATGATATGCATGAACGGGTAGAGGAGTCCTGTAAAAAGAGTATTTTGGACTTGCAGTGCGGCTATATGGACCTGTTTTTTATCCATTGGCCATTTCCAAACTATCATGCCCCTCATTGTGATGCTGATTCCCGCAATCCTGATTCCAGACCCTTCAGCACAGAGGAATTCATCCGTACATACAGACAGTGTGAGGCGCTTGTAGAAAAAGGACTTATCCGTAACATTGGAATTTCCAATATGACCATACCAAAACTGGAAGCAGTTTTACCGCTGATGAAAATCATGCCCGTTGCCTGTGAAATGGAACTCCATCCCTGCTTCCAGCAGCAGGAGCTTTTTGATTATCTTGTAGCACATAAAATCCAGCCTGTAGGCTTCATGCCCCTTGGTTCTCCCCAACGCCCGGAGCGGGATATGTGCCAGGAAGATATTGCAGACTTACAGCAGCCTGAAATGAAGAAAATCGCAGAGGCTCACGGATGCCATCCGGCCCTCATTGCACTGAAATGGGCCAGACAGAGAGGTCAGATTCCCATTCCATTTTCCATCTACGAAGCAGAGTATGTCAGCAACTTAAGAGCCATGACAGAAGATCCGCTTACAGAGGATGAGATGAAAACAATTGCAACCCTTGAGCGCAATAACCGGTTGGTAAAAGGACAGGTGTTCCTCTGGGAAGGAGCATCAGACTGGCATGCCCTGTGGGATGAGGATGGCTATATTGTAAAATAG
- a CDS encoding LacI family DNA-binding transcriptional regulator, which translates to MGATIRDIQKLTGLSLATISKYLNGGNVLPENRAAIGRAIEELHYEVNEVARGLKTRQTRIVGVLLHDLKNIFAGTIISRMEDILRQHGYGMFLCDCRGNPELEAEEIQFLLSKQVDGIITFPTSENSGYLKLARERGIPIVLIDRIFDDQEFDSVIVDNETASKLAVEKLLAYGHRRIGMICGDEHYYTARKRLYGFCRAMEVTGGEACILKGELTVGHGYEAMKKMLGMKERPTAVFLSNYEITLGAVIALNEQNVSFPKEISVIGFDNMMLAQVVKPKLWMITQPMEQIAVRAAEIMMERLKNGSRREPQVEILQTMLSKGDSIGRIV; encoded by the coding sequence ATGGGCGCAACAATAAGAGACATTCAGAAGCTGACGGGGCTGTCATTGGCTACAATTTCCAAATATTTAAATGGCGGCAATGTTCTGCCGGAAAACAGGGCGGCAATCGGCAGGGCCATAGAGGAACTCCATTATGAAGTCAATGAAGTTGCCCGGGGCTTAAAAACAAGGCAGACCAGAATCGTAGGGGTTTTGCTCCATGATTTGAAAAATATTTTTGCAGGAACCATTATATCCCGGATGGAAGACATCCTCCGTCAGCACGGATACGGGATGTTTCTTTGTGACTGCCGCGGAAATCCGGAATTAGAGGCAGAAGAGATACAGTTTCTTCTGAGCAAACAGGTGGATGGAATTATCACTTTTCCTACGTCTGAAAATTCCGGTTATTTAAAGCTTGCCAGGGAACGGGGGATTCCTATTGTACTGATTGACCGGATTTTCGATGATCAGGAATTTGACAGCGTGATTGTTGACAATGAAACGGCATCAAAGCTGGCGGTGGAGAAGCTTCTGGCATATGGACACCGCCGGATCGGTATGATCTGCGGGGATGAGCATTATTACACGGCCAGAAAGAGGCTTTATGGTTTTTGCCGGGCCATGGAGGTAACTGGGGGAGAAGCCTGCATTTTGAAGGGAGAATTAACTGTAGGACATGGATATGAAGCCATGAAAAAAATGTTAGGCATGAAAGAACGGCCTACAGCAGTGTTTTTAAGCAATTATGAGATTACACTTGGAGCTGTGATTGCCTTGAATGAACAGAATGTTTCTTTTCCAAAGGAAATCTCCGTAATCGGGTTTGACAATATGATGCTGGCTCAAGTGGTAAAGCCTAAGCTTTGGATGATCACACAGCCCATGGAACAGATTGCTGTAAGGGCAGCCGAGATTATGATGGAACGGTTAAAGAACGGCAGCAGACGGGAACCGCAGGTGGAAATACTCCAGACCATGTTGTCAAAGGGAGACTCCATCGGAAGGATTGTTTGA
- a CDS encoding response regulator transcription factor, which produces MYKVLLVDDEILIRERISRKIPWEELGYELAGICENGREAIAFIEQEPVSLILTDICMPHVDGLELAKYVYEHAKNTKVAIITGYEEFEYAKKALEYHVFSYILKPVTSAELMENLMEIHKILEDERNNQQVRIRYEDSYPLLENQFLLQLAQGKIPEEAIGEKLREFKINFRGDSYCAAIFFPREPVSRMELEHMTEFTRAKYPEDVLAFQGNDGTMIAYIKRSRSNDQDNNMARLCRMMVQDINSKLGIEVFCLIGIAVMNLNGLNLSYEKALGMKEYLYLEKESHVYEWDQYQKCRFQPDAGFEKNDREKRLILAVQSNLKEEIRREVSSIRDECSGKWLSRTKVVIFCQSLILAVMNSLERLNMEDAELFLKGQELFSGLYGCSYISEMEEKLLDFFDSAADLMNRNRSSYGEERAAMALNYISEHYSECSLSLQEVCGKLAISVSYFSSAFKNYTGMTFVEALTKTRMEAAKELLKNTTMKTYEIAECCGYSDSNYFSSIFKKTVGNTPREYAKSVTGQKGKND; this is translated from the coding sequence ATGTATAAAGTATTGCTGGTGGATGACGAAATATTAATCCGGGAACGGATTTCCAGAAAAATCCCGTGGGAGGAACTAGGGTACGAATTAGCGGGTATCTGCGAGAACGGCAGGGAGGCCATAGCATTTATTGAACAGGAGCCGGTCAGCCTGATTCTCACTGATATCTGCATGCCCCATGTGGATGGACTGGAACTTGCAAAGTATGTATATGAACATGCCAAAAATACCAAGGTAGCAATTATTACGGGATATGAAGAATTTGAATATGCAAAAAAAGCGCTGGAATATCATGTGTTTTCCTATATATTAAAGCCTGTCACATCCGCAGAGCTTATGGAAAACTTGATGGAGATCCATAAGATTCTGGAGGATGAGAGGAATAATCAGCAGGTGCGTATCCGGTACGAAGACAGCTATCCATTGCTGGAAAACCAGTTCCTGCTTCAGCTGGCCCAGGGAAAGATACCGGAGGAGGCCATAGGGGAAAAGCTGAGGGAATTTAAAATCAATTTCCGTGGAGACAGCTACTGTGCTGCAATTTTCTTTCCAAGAGAGCCGGTCAGCCGGATGGAGCTGGAGCACATGACGGAATTTACCAGGGCAAAATACCCGGAGGATGTTCTGGCCTTTCAAGGAAATGACGGAACCATGATTGCGTATATTAAGCGGAGCCGCAGCAACGATCAGGATAATAATATGGCCCGCTTATGCCGGATGATGGTACAGGACATCAACAGCAAATTAGGGATCGAAGTGTTTTGTCTGATAGGGATTGCTGTCATGAATTTAAACGGCTTGAATCTTTCTTATGAAAAAGCCCTGGGGATGAAAGAATACCTTTATCTGGAAAAGGAATCCCATGTTTATGAATGGGATCAATACCAGAAATGCCGGTTCCAGCCAGATGCCGGATTTGAAAAAAATGACAGGGAAAAGAGATTGATTCTAGCCGTCCAGAGCAATTTAAAGGAAGAGATACGCCGGGAAGTATCCTCGATCCGGGACGAATGCAGCGGGAAATGGCTTTCACGGACCAAGGTTGTGATTTTCTGTCAAAGCCTTATTCTGGCGGTGATGAATTCTTTGGAACGTCTGAACATGGAGGATGCGGAGCTTTTCCTAAAAGGGCAGGAGCTTTTTTCCGGCCTTTACGGTTGCAGTTATATCTCTGAAATGGAAGAAAAGCTGCTGGATTTTTTTGATTCCGCGGCAGATCTTATGAACAGGAACCGCAGCAGCTATGGAGAAGAACGGGCGGCAATGGCCCTTAATTATATCTCGGAGCATTATTCCGAATGCAGTCTTTCCCTTCAGGAGGTATGCGGTAAGCTGGCGATCAGTGTCAGCTATTTCAGCTCCGCATTTAAAAATTACACCGGAATGACCTTTGTGGAGGCCCTGACAAAGACCAGGATGGAAGCGGCAAAGGAACTGCTGAAAAACACAACCATGAAAACCTATGAGATTGCGGAATGCTGTGGGTACAGTGATTCCAATTATTTTAGTTCAATTTTTAAAAAGACTGTAGGGAATACACCCAGAGAATATGCAAAATCCGTAACCGGACAGAAGGGTAAAAATGATTAG
- a CDS encoding cache domain-containing sensor histidine kinase, with protein sequence MIRKIRFKSIRTSMIIYFSCLVLLIVTAFMFFSIKYTKENLMENSEENSRRLIEQVNLSIENYVDHMENISHVVVSNRDMREYLFGDDETGVWPHLKEEFQTILQVRKDIYNIAILGNNGRYFINGGNRAMNTRAQLEKKEWYREAKEAGSEIVISSSHVQNLVKGDYKWVVTLSRGIQNPKTQQVEGLFILDLNYDVINDLCESIHLGNKGYVYIVDQKGEIVYHPQQQLILSGVKNELLKEVLNQKTGISYKDENGENKIYTTFHSGKTGWTIVGVVYTSELVKREQAMRAMYIGMALALIILAGVIAIFLSDSITKPIKQLQAGMKKVQEGRFQPVYIDAGGDNEIASLNRSFNRMTEHIDELMKRNMAEQVEKRKSELKALQSQINPHFLYNTLDSIIWMIETDDAQQAIKMTSILARFFRQAIGNSDVFVTISQELEYTKNYLLIQQMRYRDKVTFDIQVNPDILECHIIKLVMQPLVENALYHGLKYKEGRGHIWITGYRLENKVILKVMDDGIGMETETLQNLFRNKNKTGGKHNGVGLGNIQNRLKLYYGEEYGIQVDSEREIGTAITIEIPFLLPERKEDTDEKA encoded by the coding sequence ATGATTAGGAAAATAAGGTTTAAAAGCATTCGCACCAGCATGATCATTTATTTCTCCTGTCTGGTTCTGCTGATTGTGACTGCATTCATGTTTTTTTCCATAAAATATACCAAAGAGAACCTGATGGAAAACTCCGAAGAGAACAGCCGCCGGTTGATTGAACAGGTAAACTTAAGCATCGAAAATTATGTGGATCATATGGAAAATATCTCTCATGTGGTTGTCAGCAACCGGGACATGCGGGAATATCTGTTTGGTGATGATGAAACCGGAGTGTGGCCTCATCTGAAGGAAGAATTCCAGACCATTCTTCAGGTGAGAAAGGATATTTACAATATTGCGATCCTTGGAAACAATGGCAGGTATTTTATCAACGGCGGAAACCGTGCGATGAATACCAGAGCACAGTTGGAAAAGAAGGAATGGTACCGGGAAGCAAAAGAGGCAGGAAGTGAAATTGTCATTTCCTCTTCCCATGTCCAGAATCTGGTGAAGGGAGATTACAAATGGGTGGTGACTCTCAGCAGGGGAATCCAGAATCCCAAGACCCAACAGGTGGAAGGACTGTTCATTCTTGATTTAAATTATGATGTGATCAATGACCTGTGTGAATCAATCCATCTGGGAAATAAAGGATATGTATATATTGTGGATCAGAAAGGGGAAATCGTATACCATCCCCAGCAGCAGCTGATCTTAAGCGGGGTAAAAAATGAGCTGCTGAAAGAAGTTCTGAATCAGAAAACAGGAATCTCCTATAAAGATGAGAACGGGGAGAATAAGATTTATACCACCTTTCACTCAGGTAAAACCGGCTGGACCATTGTGGGGGTTGTGTATACCTCTGAGCTGGTAAAAAGAGAACAGGCCATGAGAGCCATGTACATTGGCATGGCACTGGCGCTGATCATCCTGGCAGGCGTAATTGCCATATTCCTGTCCGACAGCATAACAAAGCCCATCAAACAGCTTCAGGCAGGTATGAAGAAAGTACAGGAGGGAAGATTTCAGCCGGTATACATTGATGCAGGAGGAGATAATGAGATCGCCAGCTTAAACCGGTCCTTCAACCGGATGACGGAACATATTGATGAATTGATGAAGAGGAATATGGCGGAACAGGTGGAAAAGCGGAAAAGCGAACTGAAGGCTCTGCAGTCACAGATCAATCCTCACTTTCTATATAATACTCTGGACTCTATCATCTGGATGATTGAAACCGATGATGCGCAGCAGGCCATAAAAATGACTTCCATATTGGCCCGGTTCTTCCGGCAGGCCATCGGGAATTCCGATGTGTTTGTCACAATCAGCCAGGAATTGGAATACACAAAAAATTATCTCTTAATTCAGCAGATGCGTTATAGGGATAAGGTAACCTTTGATATCCAGGTAAATCCGGATATACTGGAATGCCACATCATAAAACTGGTTATGCAGCCCCTTGTAGAGAATGCGCTGTATCATGGACTTAAGTATAAAGAAGGGCGCGGCCATATTTGGATTACAGGGTATCGTCTGGAAAATAAAGTTATCCTTAAGGTGATGGATGATGGGATAGGGATGGAAACAGAGACTCTGCAGAACCTTTTCCGGAACAAAAATAAAACCGGGGGGAAACACAATGGAGTAGGGCTGGGAAATATACAGAACCGCTTAAAGCTGTATTACGGTGAGGAATATGGAATTCAGGTGGACAGCGAAAGGGAAATAGGAACGGCAATTACCATTGAAATCCCCTTCCTGCTGCCGGAGCGCAAGGAGGATACAGATGAAAAAGCATAA
- a CDS encoding substrate-binding domain-containing protein, which translates to MKKHKNGIVLVLLLLAASCFVFSLIRLGVFRENKKVKIVFIPKVMDETNDFWMSMISGAKSAAREYQADIVILAPQIENDYVTQEKYIDEAIKLNPDVIALSPIRYSEMTDSVWKIKEAGIKLVLLDSMLDEDLAECCVSTDNIEAGTQMGNKMLDYMKDDTRIAIMSFVKASSTAIEREQGVRTGLGEYENRIETVLFSNSDYEQAYEQTKQLLKEKPEINLIAGLNLYSTVGVARAVREMDLKHKIYIVGFDNDVEGIQYLEEGIIDTLIVQKPFNMGYLGIQKAVEIAKGKKVEKIIYSETEIITVDNIYTDENQKLLFPF; encoded by the coding sequence ATGAAAAAGCATAAAAATGGAATTGTTTTAGTGCTGCTTCTGCTGGCTGCTTCCTGTTTTGTCTTCTCTCTGATTCGGTTGGGGGTATTCAGGGAGAATAAAAAGGTGAAGATTGTTTTTATTCCTAAAGTCATGGATGAAACAAATGATTTTTGGATGTCAATGATATCCGGCGCAAAAAGTGCCGCCAGGGAGTATCAGGCTGATATCGTTATCCTTGCTCCTCAAATTGAAAACGATTATGTAACGCAGGAAAAATACATTGATGAAGCAATTAAACTAAATCCCGATGTGATCGCATTGTCACCCATCAGATATTCGGAGATGACGGATTCGGTATGGAAAATAAAGGAAGCCGGCATCAAACTGGTTCTGTTGGATTCCATGCTGGATGAGGATCTGGCAGAGTGCTGTGTCAGCACGGATAACATAGAGGCAGGAACCCAGATGGGCAATAAAATGCTGGACTATATGAAAGATGATACGAGAATTGCCATTATGTCCTTTGTAAAAGCTTCTTCCACTGCCATTGAACGTGAACAGGGGGTCAGGACCGGACTTGGAGAATACGAAAACCGGATTGAAACTGTATTATTCAGCAATTCAGACTATGAACAGGCTTATGAACAGACAAAGCAGCTTCTGAAAGAAAAGCCGGAAATTAATCTGATCGCCGGTTTAAATCTCTATTCCACAGTCGGAGTTGCCCGGGCCGTGCGGGAAATGGATCTCAAACATAAAATATATATAGTTGGTTTTGATAATGATGTGGAGGGAATCCAGTACCTGGAAGAAGGGATCATTGATACGCTCATTGTACAGAAACCCTTTAACATGGGTTATTTAGGAATACAGAAGGCCGTGGAAATCGCAAAGGGAAAGAAGGTAGAGAAGATCATTTATTCTGAAACTGAGATCATAACGGTAGACAATATCTACACGGATGAAAACCAGAAACTGCTGTTTCCGTTTTAA
- a CDS encoding sugar ABC transporter ATP-binding protein, translating to MGDVMLRMKGIDKSFPGVHALDHVDLEVKSGEVHALMGENGAGKSTLMKILTGIYSKDSGTIEFEGKEMEFTTPKEAQDSGIAIVHQELNMMNHLTVAQNIFIGREMMKGGLIDDSQMNREAKKLFDRLNIDINPAETMGNLTVGRQQMCEIAKAISREVKLIVFDEPSAALTEAEIEELFKIIRDLRTKGLGIVYISHRMDEIKVITDRVTVMRDGSYVGTLVTRDCTKDDIINMMVGRVIYETPKQVSNVPEGAPVVLKVEHLNAGRLVKDVSFELHKGEILGFSGLMGAGRTETARVIFGADRKESGDIFINGDKAEIKTTEDAVKHGIGYLSEDRKRFGLVIQKTVAENASMASLPDFIQGLFIDQEKEQREAEQYVKTLNIKTPGVDQLVMNLSGGNQQKVVIAKWLIKNCDILIFDEPTRGIDVGAKSEIYHLMNELVKQGKSIIMISSEMTEILRMSDRVIVMCEGRITGELPIEEVTQERIMTAATLRN from the coding sequence GTGGGCGACGTGATGCTTAGAATGAAGGGGATTGACAAGTCCTTTCCCGGTGTGCATGCACTGGACCATGTGGACCTGGAAGTGAAAAGCGGCGAGGTTCACGCGTTAATGGGTGAGAATGGTGCAGGAAAATCCACGCTGATGAAAATACTTACCGGTATTTATTCAAAGGACTCCGGCACGATTGAATTTGAAGGAAAAGAGATGGAGTTTACCACTCCTAAGGAAGCCCAGGACTCAGGAATTGCCATTGTGCATCAGGAGCTTAATATGATGAATCATCTTACGGTCGCGCAGAATATCTTCATTGGCAGGGAGATGATGAAAGGCGGGCTAATTGATGATTCCCAGATGAACAGGGAGGCCAAGAAGCTGTTTGACAGACTGAATATAGATATTAACCCAGCAGAAACTATGGGGAACCTGACCGTAGGAAGACAGCAGATGTGTGAAATTGCAAAGGCAATTTCCAGAGAAGTGAAGCTGATTGTATTTGATGAGCCTTCAGCAGCCTTGACAGAAGCTGAGATCGAGGAGCTGTTTAAAATCATCCGGGATTTAAGGACCAAAGGTCTGGGAATTGTTTACATATCCCACCGGATGGATGAAATCAAGGTAATTACAGACCGGGTGACGGTTATGCGTGACGGCAGTTATGTGGGGACACTGGTCACCAGGGATTGCACCAAGGATGATATTATCAATATGATGGTTGGTCGTGTTATTTATGAGACGCCAAAGCAGGTGAGCAATGTGCCGGAGGGCGCACCCGTTGTCCTTAAGGTGGAGCATTTAAATGCCGGAAGACTGGTAAAGGACGTCAGCTTTGAACTGCACAAGGGCGAGATCCTTGGCTTTTCCGGGCTGATGGGAGCAGGAAGAACAGAGACAGCCAGAGTGATCTTCGGGGCTGATAGAAAGGAAAGCGGAGATATATTCATCAATGGCGACAAGGCGGAGATAAAGACAACAGAGGATGCGGTAAAACACGGAATCGGATATCTGTCTGAGGACCGGAAACGGTTTGGTCTTGTTATCCAGAAAACCGTAGCCGAAAACGCATCGATGGCTTCTTTGCCGGATTTTATCCAGGGTCTGTTTATTGATCAAGAGAAAGAACAGAGGGAAGCGGAACAATATGTGAAAACATTGAATATCAAGACTCCCGGAGTGGATCAGTTGGTAATGAACTTATCAGGAGGGAACCAGCAGAAGGTAGTCATAGCAAAATGGCTGATCAAAAACTGTGATATCCTGATCTTTGATGAACCTACAAGGGGAATCGATGTAGGTGCAAAAAGTGAGATCTATCATTTAATGAATGAACTGGTAAAGCAGGGGAAATCCATCATCATGATATCTTCGGAAATGACGGAGATCCTTCGTATGAGTGACAGAGTCATCGTGATGTGTGAGGGACGTATCACAGGAGAGCTCCCCATTGAAGAAGTGACGCAGGAACGTATCATGACTGCGGCCACCTTGAGAAATTAA
- a CDS encoding ABC transporter permease, translating into MEKLKNNPVVKAIGTQRLVALLALIVIYGVFGLMNPRFATYNTMVNIFDASYYIGFMAIGICFVIATGGIDLSIGTVLTMSGLVAGYLSVNKGFPMWLTIIICILIGMIFGLINGLLVAKMGLPPFIATLGTMMLSKGIGSIITGAQSVTWKSGSDPEGWYRCLFKIKTAGGLLIPTGFVLLIAAAVIMAIVLNKTKTGRYILSLGSNKEATRLSGVNVDKYLIIAYIISGTFAGIAGLAYSTIYSTLLPGGGAGFEMDAIAGVVIGGTSMAGGTGTIAGTMIGVFIISVLKTGLPFVGLQTHYQQVATGLVLVVAVFADVYRNRKKN; encoded by the coding sequence ATGGAAAAACTGAAAAACAATCCGGTTGTAAAGGCAATCGGTACACAGAGACTGGTTGCATTGCTGGCACTGATTGTCATTTATGGGGTATTTGGCTTAATGAATCCCCGGTTTGCTACCTACAATACCATGGTAAATATATTTGACGCATCGTATTATATCGGATTTATGGCGATCGGAATCTGCTTTGTAATTGCAACGGGCGGAATCGATCTGTCAATCGGTACCGTATTGACCATGTCAGGTCTGGTGGCCGGTTATCTGAGCGTTAACAAAGGTTTTCCAATGTGGCTTACAATTATTATCTGTATTCTCATCGGCATGATTTTTGGTTTGATAAATGGCCTGCTGGTGGCTAAAATGGGGCTGCCCCCTTTTATCGCTACCCTTGGCACGATGATGCTGTCAAAGGGAATCGGTTCCATTATCACAGGCGCCCAGTCGGTTACCTGGAAATCCGGTTCTGATCCTGAAGGCTGGTACCGCTGCCTTTTCAAGATTAAAACAGCAGGTGGATTACTGATTCCCACTGGTTTTGTGCTTCTGATCGCTGCAGCCGTCATTATGGCCATCGTATTGAATAAGACGAAAACCGGGCGATATATCCTTTCACTTGGCAGTAACAAGGAGGCCACGCGGCTTTCCGGTGTTAATGTTGACAAGTACCTGATCATCGCATATATCATCAGCGGTACTTTTGCAGGAATTGCAGGCCTTGCATACTCCACCATTTATTCCACTTTGCTTCCAGGCGGAGGAGCCGGATTTGAAATGGATGCCATCGCAGGTGTGGTAATCGGAGGAACTTCAATGGCAGGCGGTACCGGTACGATTGCAGGTACTATGATCGGTGTGTTTATTATTTCCGTACTGAAAACAGGCCTGCCATTCGTAGGGCTGCAGACACACTATCAGCAGGTTGCAACAGGTCTTGTATTAGTAGTTGCAGTATTTGCTGATGTATATAGAAACCGTAAGAAAAATTAA
- a CDS encoding substrate-binding domain-containing protein: protein MKRNVLGILLSTAMIATALAGCGSKATGSTSAAPEATEAKTSDGTQAPAATEAASNGDMTVYLVAKGFQSQYWQAVYKGAQNAAKELGVRLEYQGPDSESDIAQQVQMVNNAVQMQPNAIGLAALDVSALNDSIKEAQDAKIPIIGFDSGVPDAPAGSVVANAATDNYKAGEVAAENTYPLVKDIIAKATGSVRIGVLNQDATSESIISRGLGFINKITELIEADGKSVCVTGNEKFVSDAKADKGGSADVILDVAVPAKVEASLMTTDAQTILNKDDTICIFASNQKTGEGLITGDENLGRLGKEVIGVAFDSGTMIKDAVKDGRLAGAVTQAPVEIGYQTVELAVKAARGEAVTDVDTGCKWYTVDNMDNEEIIQNLYD, encoded by the coding sequence ATGAAACGAAATGTATTGGGAATTTTACTGAGCACGGCAATGATTGCCACCGCCCTGGCCGGATGCGGAAGCAAAGCAACGGGCAGTACCTCTGCAGCTCCTGAAGCCACAGAGGCTAAAACTTCAGATGGCACTCAGGCCCCTGCAGCCACAGAAGCTGCTTCTAACGGAGATATGACTGTTTATCTGGTAGCAAAAGGATTTCAGTCCCAATATTGGCAGGCAGTATATAAGGGCGCTCAAAACGCAGCAAAAGAATTGGGAGTCCGTCTGGAATATCAGGGACCGGATTCTGAATCGGATATTGCCCAGCAGGTTCAGATGGTGAACAATGCGGTTCAGATGCAGCCAAATGCAATTGGACTGGCAGCCCTGGATGTATCAGCTTTAAACGACAGCATTAAGGAAGCTCAGGATGCAAAAATCCCGATCATAGGATTTGACTCCGGTGTTCCGGATGCACCGGCAGGTTCCGTTGTGGCCAATGCGGCTACGGACAATTACAAGGCAGGAGAAGTGGCAGCCGAAAATACATATCCGCTGGTAAAGGATATCATTGCAAAAGCCACTGGCAGTGTACGGATCGGAGTTCTGAACCAGGATGCCACATCAGAATCCATTATCAGCCGCGGACTTGGTTTTATTAATAAGATTACCGAACTGATTGAAGCTGATGGAAAAAGTGTATGCGTAACCGGAAATGAAAAATTTGTAAGTGACGCTAAAGCGGACAAGGGCGGCTCTGCAGATGTTATTCTGGATGTTGCAGTTCCTGCAAAAGTTGAAGCCTCTCTGATGACAACAGACGCGCAGACAATATTAAATAAAGATGATACGATCTGCATATTCGCATCAAACCAGAAGACAGGGGAAGGCCTGATCACAGGTGATGAGAATCTGGGAAGACTGGGGAAGGAAGTAATCGGTGTTGCATTTGACTCCGGTACCATGATTAAGGATGCGGTAAAAGACGGCAGACTTGCCGGCGCTGTTACCCAGGCACCGGTAGAGATCGGATACCAGACAGTCGAGCTGGCTGTGAAAGCAGCCAGGGGTGAAGCAGTAACTGACGTGGATACAGGCTGTAAGTGGTACACCGTTGATAATATGGACAACGAAGAAATTATACAGAATCTGTATGACTAA
- a CDS encoding RbsD/FucU family protein has product MLKGIPAILSPELLKILCEMGHTDELTIGDGNFPGHTYGQKVIRMDGHGVAEILAAILQVFPLDTYEEHPVTLMAVVAGDKVETPIWEQYKEIVANYDDRGAGCFEEIDKWKFYEKTKEKSSVVIMTSEKALYANIILKKGVVV; this is encoded by the coding sequence ATGTTAAAAGGAATACCGGCAATTTTAAGCCCGGAACTGTTAAAAATACTTTGTGAAATGGGGCATACGGATGAGCTGACCATTGGTGATGGGAACTTTCCGGGTCATACCTATGGGCAGAAGGTGATTCGCATGGATGGACACGGCGTGGCTGAGATATTGGCTGCAATCCTTCAGGTATTTCCCCTGGATACTTATGAGGAGCATCCGGTGACTTTAATGGCGGTGGTTGCGGGAGATAAAGTGGAAACCCCTATTTGGGAGCAGTACAAAGAAATCGTGGCAAACTATGATGATCGGGGCGCTGGCTGCTTTGAAGAAATCGATAAGTGGAAATTCTACGAAAAGACAAAGGAGAAGTCATCGGTTGTCATTATGACAAGTGAAAAGGCGTTATATGCAAACATCATTTTAAAAAAGGGCGTGGTGGTATAA